A genomic stretch from Canis lupus baileyi chromosome 3, mCanLup2.hap1, whole genome shotgun sequence includes:
- the CTC1 gene encoding CST complex subunit CTC1 isoform X1: MPDRKSPRKEVTLPEQRDCRGGCAEGPEHAGGRSRWEEPMAQPRPRPPMTSPGGLPASPHAAAVRGLSQGVAAGASWRPTRLQFPTPFVSVQDLKTHQNLPCCSHLSWSSSAYQAWTQEAGPSGTPLPRERLILLGTLTDLSGDLEQECRKGDLYVKDNTGVLNCELIDLDLSWLGRLFLFPSWSYLPPARWSSSGEGHLELLSAPVPVCPSNTSPGPLTPLPVLYPETASRLLRHRGKLRGVQPNLAGKLIRVSALVRSQKKAHFVLSLGGSSPAGSHVSIVVQIPAQLVWHRALWPGRSYVLTALRVVRIRGHCYRVWTTSPSSHLLPLKPECVRELELELDGPLLEADPAPLPMPSSSQDGDRETALVRNSTLLSYTGKVTSVLSQPAGLYEVDGQLALCLAYQQFHSLRKVVRPGVSLELQDVHLLQSVGGGTRRPVLAPCLHGAILLRGFSCQKPETQSFYQAQGASLYEQLVWERQLGLPLYLWATKALEELASKLCPHMLRHHQLLQHSSPGNPSLGLQLLAPVLDVLTPPGSTRRNAHKEILEEPHHCPLQKYTRLQTPCSFPTLTTLKEEGRCRAWAAFDPKTLLPLPEASHLTSSQLNQRVSWSWLSLLPATFHPAQILIGVLAASSHKGCLQLRDKTGSLPCLILATHSQPITDSRFIGCLVRTEKFQLVIERNVRSNFPSYKELNITGFIQKQQARVYIQFFLADALILPVPRPLIHSATSLTQAEPTHPEGSHIEQSRLFLLSRKEALMKRNLCLPPGASPEVPKPILSFYVSGSWLGGTQRKEGTAWGPPEPQGDGNKDRKVLLVFRGCSVRWFEFLHPGQVYRLVGPGPPTPLLFEEGGPSCTPHRPLELAGYASCLTVQDDWTLEVENGQDFPAALESSKALPKTPLDDLLSGNFTESLVSFSAEILSRTLCEPFPAPFWTKPGGARASRGCVKLTVAVEAADCQSRPHLDIYIKDPHLPPPLGLLPGARVYFNQLEKKISRSHNIYCCFRPSTYLQVLSFPPETTISAPLPHIFLAELLQGGRALFQARASCHIVSVFSLQLLWLCAHCTSLCPQGRCTRQGSTCPTQTCVSQASIRLLVEDGTAEAVVTCRNHHVATALGLCPSEWTSLLEFVRGPGKVALQFTGPGAQPESSTKVDEPLTLFLRTLCTSFSVLRPVVLSFELEKKPSMVTPLEPARLQRFQCGELTLLTRVNPRIRLSCLSIQEPKHPSSLGAFSLS, from the exons ATGCCTGACAGGAAGTCACCGCGGAAGGAAGTGACGTTGCCAGAGCAGAGGGACTGCCGCGGCGGCTGCGCAGAAGGGCCCGAGCACGCCGGTGGGAGGAGCCGGTGGGAGGAGCCGATGGCGCAGCCGCGGCCGCGCCCACCGATGACGTCACCCGGCGGCCTTCCAGCCAGCCCTCACGCGGCGGCCGTTCGCGGGCTCTCCCAGGGCGTAGCCGCGGGCGCATCATGGAGGCCAACCCGGCTCCAGTTCCCGACTCC CTTTGTCTCAGTGCAGGACCTCAAGACCCACCAGAACCTCCCATGCTGTAGCCACCTGTCCTGGAGCAGCAGTGCGTACCAGGCCTGGACCCAAGAGGCTGGGCCGAGTGGAACCCCCCTCCCACGGGAGCGGCTGATACTCTTAGGGACACTGACAGACCTGTCGGGGGACTTGGAGCAGGAGTGCAGGAAAGGAGACCTCTATGTAAAAGATAACACTGGTGTCTTAAACTGTGAG CTCATAGATCTGGACCTGTCTTGGTTGGGTCGTCTGTTTCTGTTCCCCAGTTGGAGTTACCTCCCTCCTGCCAGGTGGAGTTCTTCAGGGGAAGGACACTTAGAGCTCCTGAGTGCTCCGGTACCAGTGTGCCCCTCCAACACCAGCCCTGGCCCTCTCACCCCGCTCCCTGTTCTCTACCCAGAGACTGCTTCCCGCTTGCTCAGGCACAG AGGCAAGCTCAGAGGTGTGCAGCCAAACCTGGCTGGGAAGCTGATTCGAGTGAGCGCTCTGGTGAGGAGTCAGAAGAAAGCTCACTTTGTCTTGTCTCTTGGCGGGTCCTCCCCAGCTGGCAGCCACGTGTCCATTGTCGTGCAG ATCCCTGCCCAGCTGGTGTGGCACCGAGCCCTTTGGCCTGGTAGGTCCTATGTGCTGACAGCGCTGCGAGTAGTCAGGATCCGTGGGCACTGTTACCGTGTTTGGACGACCAGTCCCTCCTCCCATCTGCTGCCGCTGAAACCAGAATGTGTGCGAGAGCTGGAACTGGAGCTGGATGGTCCCCTCTTGGAGGCTGACCCTGCGCCACTCCCCATGCCCAGTAGCTCCCAAGACGGGGACAGGGAAACAGCTCTTGTCCGGAACTCAACACTCTTATCCTACACG GGAAAGGTCACTAGTGTGCTAAGTCAGCCAGCCGGGCTCTATGAGGTGGACGGGCAGCTGGCGCTCTGCCTCGCCTACCAGCAGTTCCACAGCCTCAGGAAGGTGGTACGGCCGGGTGTCTCCCTGGAG cTCCAGGATGTTCACCTCCTGCAGTCAGTGGGTGGAGGGACGAGAAGGCCTGTGCTCGCCCCGTGCCTCCATGGCGCCATTCTACTTCGAGGCTTTTCTTGTCAGAAGCCTGAGACTCAGTCTTTCTATCAGGCTCAGGGAGCCTCCTTGTATGAGCAGCTGGTGTGGGAACGTCAGTTAGGCCTTCCGCTGTACCTGTGGGCTACCAAGGCGTTGGAGGAGCTGGCCTCCAA GCTGTGTCCCCACATGCTGAGACACCACCAGCTCCTGCAGCACTCCTCTCCCGGGAACCCCAGCCTGGGGCTGCAACTCCTGGCTCCTGTCTTGGATGTTCTGACTCCACCGGGCAGTACCCGTCGGAATGCACACAAGGAGATCCTCGAAGAGCCGCATCACTGTCCCCTGCAGAAG TACACGCGGCTGCAGACCCCATGTTCTTTCCCCACTCTGACCACCCTGAAAGAGGAAGGGCGGTGCAGGGCCTGGGCTGCCTTTGACCCCAagaccctcctgcccctcccgGAGGCTTCCCATCTGACCAGTTCCCAGCTCAACCAGCGTGTGTCTTGGTCCTGGCTCTCTCTGCTACCCGCCACCTTCCACCCAGCCCAG ATTTTAATTGGGGTTTTGGCAGCTTCGTCTCATAAAGGCTGTCTGCAGCTTCGGGACAAGACTGGTTCCCTCCCCTGCCTGATCCTGGCCACGCACTCTCAGCCCATCACTGACTCCCGGTTCATAG GCTGCTTGGTGCGGACAGAGAAGTTCCAGTTGGTCATAGAAAGGAATGTCAGAAGCAACTTTCCTTCCTATAAGGAGCTGAACATAACAGGCTTCATCCAGAAGCAGCAGGCCAG AGTCTATATCCAGTTCTTCCTGGCGGATGCCCTGATCCTGCCTGTGCCCAGACCCTTGATTCACTCAGCCACCTCCCTCACTCAGGCAGAGCCCACCCACCCAGAGGGTTCCCACATAGAACAGAGCCGGCTGTTCTTGCTGTCCCGCAAGGAGGCACTGATGAAGAGGAATCTTTGTCTCCCCCCAGGAGCTAGCCCAGAGGTGCCCAAGCCCATCCTCAGTTTCTACGTTTCGGGGAGCTGGCTTGGGGGcacccagaggaaggaagggactgCATGGGGCCCACCTGAACCCCAAGGAGATGGGAACAAGGATCGGAAG GTTCTCTTAGTCTTCCGCGGCTGCTCAGTACGCTGGTTTGAGTTCCTGCACCCAGGTCAAGTGTACCGGCTCGTGGGTCCTGGCCCTCCT ACCCCACTGTTGTTCGAGGAGGGGGGACCGTCATGCACACCCCACCGCCCTCTGGAGCTGGCAGGCTATGCGTCCTGCCTCACTGTCCAGGACGACTGGACTCTGGAGGTTGAGAATGGCCAGGACTTCCCAGCTGCACTGGAGAGCAGCAAGGCCCTGCCTAAGACCCCACTGGACGACCTGCTCAGTGGCAA CTTCACCGAGTCCCTGGTGTCTTTCTCAGCTGAGATTTTGTCACGGACCCTGTGTGAGCCATTTCCGGCCCCTTTCTGGACGAAGCCTG GTGGTGCTCGGGCCTCCAGAGGGTGTGTGAAGCTGACTGTAGCCGTGGAGGCTGCTGACTGCCAGTCCCGCCCGCACTTGGACATCTATATCAAAGACCCACACTTGCCTCCCCCACTAGGCCTCCTTCCAGGTGCCCGAGTCTACTTCAACCAGCTGGAGAAGAAGATTTCCAG ATCTCACAATATTTACTGTTGTTTCCGGCCATCCACTTACCTGCAGGTCCTGAGTTTTCCCCCAGAGACCACAATCAG tGCTCCACTGCCCCACATCTTCCTGGCTGAACTTCTGCAGGGGGGCCGGGCCCTGTTCCAGGCCAGGGCTTCTTGCCATATCGTTTCTGTCTTCAGCCTTCAGCTCCTGTGGCTGTGTGCTCACTGTACTAGTCTCTGCCCCCAG GGGAGGTGTACTCGCCAGGGTTCCACTTGCCCCACACAGACGTGTGTAAGCCAGGCCAGCATCAG GCTCCTAGTGGAGGATGGCACTGCTGAAGCCGTGGTGACCTGTAGGAATCATCATGTGGCCACAGCCCTGGGGCTGTGTCCTAGTGAGTGGACCTCCCTCCTGGAGTTTGTCCGAGGACCAGGGAAAGTGGCCTTGCAATTCACAGGTCCCGGAGCCCAGCCTGAG TCTTCAACCAAGGTGGATGAGCCCTTGACCCTCTTCCTCCGGACACTGTGTACCAGCTTCTCTGTCCTCCGCCCTGTCGTGCTTTCTTTTGAGCTTGAGAAGAAACCCTCCATGGTCACCCCGTTAG AGCCTGCCCGGCTGCAGCGGTTCCAGTGCGGAGAGCTGACTCTTCTGACTCGTGTGAACCCCAGGATCCGACTGTCTTGCCTTTCTATCCAGGAGCCCAAGCACCCCAGCTCCCTGGGAGCCTTTTCTTTGTCCTAA
- the CTC1 gene encoding CST complex subunit CTC1 isoform X2 translates to MEANPAPVPDSEQAWLEAAQTFIQETLCPAGSEPDVQLTQSVLDCVKTVWLSQGKNQGFPLPLSYSFVSVQDLKTHQNLPCCSHLSWSSSAYQAWTQEAGPSGTPLPRERLILLGTLTDLSGDLEQECRKGDLYVKDNTGVLNCELIDLDLSWLGRLFLFPSWSYLPPARWSSSGEGHLELLSAPVPVCPSNTSPGPLTPLPVLYPETASRLLRHRGKLRGVQPNLAGKLIRVSALVRSQKKAHFVLSLGGSSPAGSHVSIVVQIPAQLVWHRALWPGRSYVLTALRVVRIRGHCYRVWTTSPSSHLLPLKPECVRELELELDGPLLEADPAPLPMPSSSQDGDRETALVRNSTLLSYTGKVTSVLSQPAGLYEVDGQLALCLAYQQFHSLRKVVRPGVSLELQDVHLLQSVGGGTRRPVLAPCLHGAILLRGFSCQKPETQSFYQAQGASLYEQLVWERQLGLPLYLWATKALEELASKLCPHMLRHHQLLQHSSPGNPSLGLQLLAPVLDVLTPPGSTRRNAHKEILEEPHHCPLQKYTRLQTPCSFPTLTTLKEEGRCRAWAAFDPKTLLPLPEASHLTSSQLNQRVSWSWLSLLPATFHPAQILIGVLAASSHKGCLQLRDKTGSLPCLILATHSQPITDSRFIGCLVRTEKFQLVIERNVRSNFPSYKELNITGFIQKQQARVYIQFFLADALILPVPRPLIHSATSLTQAEPTHPEGSHIEQSRLFLLSRKEALMKRNLCLPPGASPEVPKPILSFYVSGSWLGGTQRKEGTAWGPPEPQGDGNKDRKVLLVFRGCSVRWFEFLHPGQVYRLVGPGPPTPLLFEEGGPSCTPHRPLELAGYASCLTVQDDWTLEVENGQDFPAALESSKALPKTPLDDLLSGNFTESLVSFSAEILSRTLCEPFPAPFWTKPGGARASRGCVKLTVAVEAADCQSRPHLDIYIKDPHLPPPLGLLPGARVYFNQLEKKISRSHNIYCCFRPSTYLQVLSFPPETTISAPLPHIFLAELLQGGRALFQARASCHIVSVFSLQLLWLCAHCTSLCPQGRCTRQGSTCPTQTCVSQASIRLLVEDGTAEAVVTCRNHHVATALGLCPSEWTSLLEFVRGPGKVALQFTGPGAQPESSTKVDEPLTLFLRTLCTSFSVLRPVVLSFELEKKPSMVTPLEPARLQRFQCGELTLLTRVNPRIRLSCLSIQEPKHPSSLGAFSLS, encoded by the exons ATGGAGGCCAACCCGGCTCCAGTTCCCGACTCC GAGCAAGCCTGGCTGGAGGCTGCCCAGACCTTCATCCAAGAGACCCTGTGTCCCGCTGGCAGCGAGCCTGATGTCCAGTTGACTCAGTCGGTACTTGACTGTGTGAAGACTGTCTGGTTGTCCCAGGGAAAGAACCAGGGTTTTCCCTTGCCCCTCAGCTACAG CTTTGTCTCAGTGCAGGACCTCAAGACCCACCAGAACCTCCCATGCTGTAGCCACCTGTCCTGGAGCAGCAGTGCGTACCAGGCCTGGACCCAAGAGGCTGGGCCGAGTGGAACCCCCCTCCCACGGGAGCGGCTGATACTCTTAGGGACACTGACAGACCTGTCGGGGGACTTGGAGCAGGAGTGCAGGAAAGGAGACCTCTATGTAAAAGATAACACTGGTGTCTTAAACTGTGAG CTCATAGATCTGGACCTGTCTTGGTTGGGTCGTCTGTTTCTGTTCCCCAGTTGGAGTTACCTCCCTCCTGCCAGGTGGAGTTCTTCAGGGGAAGGACACTTAGAGCTCCTGAGTGCTCCGGTACCAGTGTGCCCCTCCAACACCAGCCCTGGCCCTCTCACCCCGCTCCCTGTTCTCTACCCAGAGACTGCTTCCCGCTTGCTCAGGCACAG AGGCAAGCTCAGAGGTGTGCAGCCAAACCTGGCTGGGAAGCTGATTCGAGTGAGCGCTCTGGTGAGGAGTCAGAAGAAAGCTCACTTTGTCTTGTCTCTTGGCGGGTCCTCCCCAGCTGGCAGCCACGTGTCCATTGTCGTGCAG ATCCCTGCCCAGCTGGTGTGGCACCGAGCCCTTTGGCCTGGTAGGTCCTATGTGCTGACAGCGCTGCGAGTAGTCAGGATCCGTGGGCACTGTTACCGTGTTTGGACGACCAGTCCCTCCTCCCATCTGCTGCCGCTGAAACCAGAATGTGTGCGAGAGCTGGAACTGGAGCTGGATGGTCCCCTCTTGGAGGCTGACCCTGCGCCACTCCCCATGCCCAGTAGCTCCCAAGACGGGGACAGGGAAACAGCTCTTGTCCGGAACTCAACACTCTTATCCTACACG GGAAAGGTCACTAGTGTGCTAAGTCAGCCAGCCGGGCTCTATGAGGTGGACGGGCAGCTGGCGCTCTGCCTCGCCTACCAGCAGTTCCACAGCCTCAGGAAGGTGGTACGGCCGGGTGTCTCCCTGGAG cTCCAGGATGTTCACCTCCTGCAGTCAGTGGGTGGAGGGACGAGAAGGCCTGTGCTCGCCCCGTGCCTCCATGGCGCCATTCTACTTCGAGGCTTTTCTTGTCAGAAGCCTGAGACTCAGTCTTTCTATCAGGCTCAGGGAGCCTCCTTGTATGAGCAGCTGGTGTGGGAACGTCAGTTAGGCCTTCCGCTGTACCTGTGGGCTACCAAGGCGTTGGAGGAGCTGGCCTCCAA GCTGTGTCCCCACATGCTGAGACACCACCAGCTCCTGCAGCACTCCTCTCCCGGGAACCCCAGCCTGGGGCTGCAACTCCTGGCTCCTGTCTTGGATGTTCTGACTCCACCGGGCAGTACCCGTCGGAATGCACACAAGGAGATCCTCGAAGAGCCGCATCACTGTCCCCTGCAGAAG TACACGCGGCTGCAGACCCCATGTTCTTTCCCCACTCTGACCACCCTGAAAGAGGAAGGGCGGTGCAGGGCCTGGGCTGCCTTTGACCCCAagaccctcctgcccctcccgGAGGCTTCCCATCTGACCAGTTCCCAGCTCAACCAGCGTGTGTCTTGGTCCTGGCTCTCTCTGCTACCCGCCACCTTCCACCCAGCCCAG ATTTTAATTGGGGTTTTGGCAGCTTCGTCTCATAAAGGCTGTCTGCAGCTTCGGGACAAGACTGGTTCCCTCCCCTGCCTGATCCTGGCCACGCACTCTCAGCCCATCACTGACTCCCGGTTCATAG GCTGCTTGGTGCGGACAGAGAAGTTCCAGTTGGTCATAGAAAGGAATGTCAGAAGCAACTTTCCTTCCTATAAGGAGCTGAACATAACAGGCTTCATCCAGAAGCAGCAGGCCAG AGTCTATATCCAGTTCTTCCTGGCGGATGCCCTGATCCTGCCTGTGCCCAGACCCTTGATTCACTCAGCCACCTCCCTCACTCAGGCAGAGCCCACCCACCCAGAGGGTTCCCACATAGAACAGAGCCGGCTGTTCTTGCTGTCCCGCAAGGAGGCACTGATGAAGAGGAATCTTTGTCTCCCCCCAGGAGCTAGCCCAGAGGTGCCCAAGCCCATCCTCAGTTTCTACGTTTCGGGGAGCTGGCTTGGGGGcacccagaggaaggaagggactgCATGGGGCCCACCTGAACCCCAAGGAGATGGGAACAAGGATCGGAAG GTTCTCTTAGTCTTCCGCGGCTGCTCAGTACGCTGGTTTGAGTTCCTGCACCCAGGTCAAGTGTACCGGCTCGTGGGTCCTGGCCCTCCT ACCCCACTGTTGTTCGAGGAGGGGGGACCGTCATGCACACCCCACCGCCCTCTGGAGCTGGCAGGCTATGCGTCCTGCCTCACTGTCCAGGACGACTGGACTCTGGAGGTTGAGAATGGCCAGGACTTCCCAGCTGCACTGGAGAGCAGCAAGGCCCTGCCTAAGACCCCACTGGACGACCTGCTCAGTGGCAA CTTCACCGAGTCCCTGGTGTCTTTCTCAGCTGAGATTTTGTCACGGACCCTGTGTGAGCCATTTCCGGCCCCTTTCTGGACGAAGCCTG GTGGTGCTCGGGCCTCCAGAGGGTGTGTGAAGCTGACTGTAGCCGTGGAGGCTGCTGACTGCCAGTCCCGCCCGCACTTGGACATCTATATCAAAGACCCACACTTGCCTCCCCCACTAGGCCTCCTTCCAGGTGCCCGAGTCTACTTCAACCAGCTGGAGAAGAAGATTTCCAG ATCTCACAATATTTACTGTTGTTTCCGGCCATCCACTTACCTGCAGGTCCTGAGTTTTCCCCCAGAGACCACAATCAG tGCTCCACTGCCCCACATCTTCCTGGCTGAACTTCTGCAGGGGGGCCGGGCCCTGTTCCAGGCCAGGGCTTCTTGCCATATCGTTTCTGTCTTCAGCCTTCAGCTCCTGTGGCTGTGTGCTCACTGTACTAGTCTCTGCCCCCAG GGGAGGTGTACTCGCCAGGGTTCCACTTGCCCCACACAGACGTGTGTAAGCCAGGCCAGCATCAG GCTCCTAGTGGAGGATGGCACTGCTGAAGCCGTGGTGACCTGTAGGAATCATCATGTGGCCACAGCCCTGGGGCTGTGTCCTAGTGAGTGGACCTCCCTCCTGGAGTTTGTCCGAGGACCAGGGAAAGTGGCCTTGCAATTCACAGGTCCCGGAGCCCAGCCTGAG TCTTCAACCAAGGTGGATGAGCCCTTGACCCTCTTCCTCCGGACACTGTGTACCAGCTTCTCTGTCCTCCGCCCTGTCGTGCTTTCTTTTGAGCTTGAGAAGAAACCCTCCATGGTCACCCCGTTAG AGCCTGCCCGGCTGCAGCGGTTCCAGTGCGGAGAGCTGACTCTTCTGACTCGTGTGAACCCCAGGATCCGACTGTCTTGCCTTTCTATCCAGGAGCCCAAGCACCCCAGCTCCCTGGGAGCCTTTTCTTTGTCCTAA
- the CTC1 gene encoding CST complex subunit CTC1 isoform X3: MGSDCGVEQAWLEAAQTFIQETLCPAGSEPDVQLTQSVLDCVKTVWLSQGKNQGFPLPLSYSFVSVQDLKTHQNLPCCSHLSWSSSAYQAWTQEAGPSGTPLPRERLILLGTLTDLSGDLEQECRKGDLYVKDNTGVLNCELIDLDLSWLGRLFLFPSWSYLPPARWSSSGEGHLELLSAPVPVCPSNTSPGPLTPLPVLYPETASRLLRHRGKLRGVQPNLAGKLIRVSALVRSQKKAHFVLSLGGSSPAGSHVSIVVQIPAQLVWHRALWPGRSYVLTALRVVRIRGHCYRVWTTSPSSHLLPLKPECVRELELELDGPLLEADPAPLPMPSSSQDGDRETALVRNSTLLSYTGKVTSVLSQPAGLYEVDGQLALCLAYQQFHSLRKVVRPGVSLELQDVHLLQSVGGGTRRPVLAPCLHGAILLRGFSCQKPETQSFYQAQGASLYEQLVWERQLGLPLYLWATKALEELASKLCPHMLRHHQLLQHSSPGNPSLGLQLLAPVLDVLTPPGSTRRNAHKEILEEPHHCPLQKYTRLQTPCSFPTLTTLKEEGRCRAWAAFDPKTLLPLPEASHLTSSQLNQRVSWSWLSLLPATFHPAQILIGVLAASSHKGCLQLRDKTGSLPCLILATHSQPITDSRFIGCLVRTEKFQLVIERNVRSNFPSYKELNITGFIQKQQARVYIQFFLADALILPVPRPLIHSATSLTQAEPTHPEGSHIEQSRLFLLSRKEALMKRNLCLPPGASPEVPKPILSFYVSGSWLGGTQRKEGTAWGPPEPQGDGNKDRKVLLVFRGCSVRWFEFLHPGQVYRLVGPGPPTPLLFEEGGPSCTPHRPLELAGYASCLTVQDDWTLEVENGQDFPAALESSKALPKTPLDDLLSGNFTESLVSFSAEILSRTLCEPFPAPFWTKPGGARASRGCVKLTVAVEAADCQSRPHLDIYIKDPHLPPPLGLLPGARVYFNQLEKKISRSHNIYCCFRPSTYLQVLSFPPETTISAPLPHIFLAELLQGGRALFQARASCHIVSVFSLQLLWLCAHCTSLCPQGRCTRQGSTCPTQTCVSQASIRLLVEDGTAEAVVTCRNHHVATALGLCPSEWTSLLEFVRGPGKVALQFTGPGAQPESSTKVDEPLTLFLRTLCTSFSVLRPVVLSFELEKKPSMVTPLEPARLQRFQCGELTLLTRVNPRIRLSCLSIQEPKHPSSLGAFSLS; the protein is encoded by the exons ATGGGGAGTGACTGCGGGGTG GAGCAAGCCTGGCTGGAGGCTGCCCAGACCTTCATCCAAGAGACCCTGTGTCCCGCTGGCAGCGAGCCTGATGTCCAGTTGACTCAGTCGGTACTTGACTGTGTGAAGACTGTCTGGTTGTCCCAGGGAAAGAACCAGGGTTTTCCCTTGCCCCTCAGCTACAG CTTTGTCTCAGTGCAGGACCTCAAGACCCACCAGAACCTCCCATGCTGTAGCCACCTGTCCTGGAGCAGCAGTGCGTACCAGGCCTGGACCCAAGAGGCTGGGCCGAGTGGAACCCCCCTCCCACGGGAGCGGCTGATACTCTTAGGGACACTGACAGACCTGTCGGGGGACTTGGAGCAGGAGTGCAGGAAAGGAGACCTCTATGTAAAAGATAACACTGGTGTCTTAAACTGTGAG CTCATAGATCTGGACCTGTCTTGGTTGGGTCGTCTGTTTCTGTTCCCCAGTTGGAGTTACCTCCCTCCTGCCAGGTGGAGTTCTTCAGGGGAAGGACACTTAGAGCTCCTGAGTGCTCCGGTACCAGTGTGCCCCTCCAACACCAGCCCTGGCCCTCTCACCCCGCTCCCTGTTCTCTACCCAGAGACTGCTTCCCGCTTGCTCAGGCACAG AGGCAAGCTCAGAGGTGTGCAGCCAAACCTGGCTGGGAAGCTGATTCGAGTGAGCGCTCTGGTGAGGAGTCAGAAGAAAGCTCACTTTGTCTTGTCTCTTGGCGGGTCCTCCCCAGCTGGCAGCCACGTGTCCATTGTCGTGCAG ATCCCTGCCCAGCTGGTGTGGCACCGAGCCCTTTGGCCTGGTAGGTCCTATGTGCTGACAGCGCTGCGAGTAGTCAGGATCCGTGGGCACTGTTACCGTGTTTGGACGACCAGTCCCTCCTCCCATCTGCTGCCGCTGAAACCAGAATGTGTGCGAGAGCTGGAACTGGAGCTGGATGGTCCCCTCTTGGAGGCTGACCCTGCGCCACTCCCCATGCCCAGTAGCTCCCAAGACGGGGACAGGGAAACAGCTCTTGTCCGGAACTCAACACTCTTATCCTACACG GGAAAGGTCACTAGTGTGCTAAGTCAGCCAGCCGGGCTCTATGAGGTGGACGGGCAGCTGGCGCTCTGCCTCGCCTACCAGCAGTTCCACAGCCTCAGGAAGGTGGTACGGCCGGGTGTCTCCCTGGAG cTCCAGGATGTTCACCTCCTGCAGTCAGTGGGTGGAGGGACGAGAAGGCCTGTGCTCGCCCCGTGCCTCCATGGCGCCATTCTACTTCGAGGCTTTTCTTGTCAGAAGCCTGAGACTCAGTCTTTCTATCAGGCTCAGGGAGCCTCCTTGTATGAGCAGCTGGTGTGGGAACGTCAGTTAGGCCTTCCGCTGTACCTGTGGGCTACCAAGGCGTTGGAGGAGCTGGCCTCCAA GCTGTGTCCCCACATGCTGAGACACCACCAGCTCCTGCAGCACTCCTCTCCCGGGAACCCCAGCCTGGGGCTGCAACTCCTGGCTCCTGTCTTGGATGTTCTGACTCCACCGGGCAGTACCCGTCGGAATGCACACAAGGAGATCCTCGAAGAGCCGCATCACTGTCCCCTGCAGAAG TACACGCGGCTGCAGACCCCATGTTCTTTCCCCACTCTGACCACCCTGAAAGAGGAAGGGCGGTGCAGGGCCTGGGCTGCCTTTGACCCCAagaccctcctgcccctcccgGAGGCTTCCCATCTGACCAGTTCCCAGCTCAACCAGCGTGTGTCTTGGTCCTGGCTCTCTCTGCTACCCGCCACCTTCCACCCAGCCCAG ATTTTAATTGGGGTTTTGGCAGCTTCGTCTCATAAAGGCTGTCTGCAGCTTCGGGACAAGACTGGTTCCCTCCCCTGCCTGATCCTGGCCACGCACTCTCAGCCCATCACTGACTCCCGGTTCATAG GCTGCTTGGTGCGGACAGAGAAGTTCCAGTTGGTCATAGAAAGGAATGTCAGAAGCAACTTTCCTTCCTATAAGGAGCTGAACATAACAGGCTTCATCCAGAAGCAGCAGGCCAG AGTCTATATCCAGTTCTTCCTGGCGGATGCCCTGATCCTGCCTGTGCCCAGACCCTTGATTCACTCAGCCACCTCCCTCACTCAGGCAGAGCCCACCCACCCAGAGGGTTCCCACATAGAACAGAGCCGGCTGTTCTTGCTGTCCCGCAAGGAGGCACTGATGAAGAGGAATCTTTGTCTCCCCCCAGGAGCTAGCCCAGAGGTGCCCAAGCCCATCCTCAGTTTCTACGTTTCGGGGAGCTGGCTTGGGGGcacccagaggaaggaagggactgCATGGGGCCCACCTGAACCCCAAGGAGATGGGAACAAGGATCGGAAG GTTCTCTTAGTCTTCCGCGGCTGCTCAGTACGCTGGTTTGAGTTCCTGCACCCAGGTCAAGTGTACCGGCTCGTGGGTCCTGGCCCTCCT ACCCCACTGTTGTTCGAGGAGGGGGGACCGTCATGCACACCCCACCGCCCTCTGGAGCTGGCAGGCTATGCGTCCTGCCTCACTGTCCAGGACGACTGGACTCTGGAGGTTGAGAATGGCCAGGACTTCCCAGCTGCACTGGAGAGCAGCAAGGCCCTGCCTAAGACCCCACTGGACGACCTGCTCAGTGGCAA CTTCACCGAGTCCCTGGTGTCTTTCTCAGCTGAGATTTTGTCACGGACCCTGTGTGAGCCATTTCCGGCCCCTTTCTGGACGAAGCCTG GTGGTGCTCGGGCCTCCAGAGGGTGTGTGAAGCTGACTGTAGCCGTGGAGGCTGCTGACTGCCAGTCCCGCCCGCACTTGGACATCTATATCAAAGACCCACACTTGCCTCCCCCACTAGGCCTCCTTCCAGGTGCCCGAGTCTACTTCAACCAGCTGGAGAAGAAGATTTCCAG ATCTCACAATATTTACTGTTGTTTCCGGCCATCCACTTACCTGCAGGTCCTGAGTTTTCCCCCAGAGACCACAATCAG tGCTCCACTGCCCCACATCTTCCTGGCTGAACTTCTGCAGGGGGGCCGGGCCCTGTTCCAGGCCAGGGCTTCTTGCCATATCGTTTCTGTCTTCAGCCTTCAGCTCCTGTGGCTGTGTGCTCACTGTACTAGTCTCTGCCCCCAG GGGAGGTGTACTCGCCAGGGTTCCACTTGCCCCACACAGACGTGTGTAAGCCAGGCCAGCATCAG GCTCCTAGTGGAGGATGGCACTGCTGAAGCCGTGGTGACCTGTAGGAATCATCATGTGGCCACAGCCCTGGGGCTGTGTCCTAGTGAGTGGACCTCCCTCCTGGAGTTTGTCCGAGGACCAGGGAAAGTGGCCTTGCAATTCACAGGTCCCGGAGCCCAGCCTGAG TCTTCAACCAAGGTGGATGAGCCCTTGACCCTCTTCCTCCGGACACTGTGTACCAGCTTCTCTGTCCTCCGCCCTGTCGTGCTTTCTTTTGAGCTTGAGAAGAAACCCTCCATGGTCACCCCGTTAG AGCCTGCCCGGCTGCAGCGGTTCCAGTGCGGAGAGCTGACTCTTCTGACTCGTGTGAACCCCAGGATCCGACTGTCTTGCCTTTCTATCCAGGAGCCCAAGCACCCCAGCTCCCTGGGAGCCTTTTCTTTGTCCTAA